Proteins from one Planctomyces sp. SH-PL62 genomic window:
- a CDS encoding thioredoxin domain-containing protein, which translates to MPRSTSARTLAARLLVVLAAGLASPPASAQEAPARGAGNLLGRETSPYLLLHADDPVDWRPWGPEAFADARAQDKPIFLSIGYRACYWCHVMQRECFRDAEIARMLNAGFICIKVDREERPDVDEVYMAALQAFSTGGWPMSMFLLPDGRPFYGGTYFPARQKEGFTGFDTVLTGILKSWREERPEMERAAAGLTEIVRRKLGDGRPRRKAPLPATLPAEGLAGLAEQFDPEYGGFGYNRENPRRPKFPEPANLAFLLDQHSRGPARPPGRGDPLTMTLTTLDQMARGGIRDQLGGGYHRYATDRFWGSPHFEKMLYDNAQLASVQVRAFELTGDPRWKDEAEATFGFVARSLTTPEGGFASSIDAETEAGEGAYYLWSRPEVRKVLANDPDADVFLQVYGLKREPNEKNGRYVLTEPRTRAEQAEAMGMTVEELARRLEGPRARLLAARELRPAPPCDDKVLTAWNGLMIAAYADGWRVLKDEAHLRAADRAADFVLAKLRDPSGRLLRSYRAGAARLPAYLEDYAFLVHGLLRLHEAGGDPRRLEQARTLADRMIADFADVGEGGFFFTADDHETLLARSKDPLDDALPSANAVAARALLALHRATGEARYRELAGKTLEAFSGFLAQDPASMPTMLTALREYQDAQPPTPPPGVQP; encoded by the coding sequence ATGCCACGATCGACGTCCGCTCGCACGCTCGCCGCGCGACTCCTGGTCGTCCTGGCCGCCGGCCTCGCCTCGCCGCCGGCGAGCGCCCAGGAGGCCCCCGCCCGAGGCGCGGGGAACCTGCTCGGCCGCGAGACGAGCCCCTACCTGCTGCTCCACGCCGACGACCCCGTCGACTGGCGGCCCTGGGGGCCGGAGGCGTTCGCCGACGCCAGGGCCCAGGACAAGCCGATCTTCCTGTCGATCGGCTATCGCGCCTGCTACTGGTGCCACGTCATGCAGCGCGAGTGCTTCCGCGACGCCGAGATCGCGCGGATGCTCAACGCCGGATTCATCTGCATCAAGGTCGACCGCGAGGAACGCCCGGACGTCGACGAGGTCTACATGGCGGCCCTCCAGGCGTTCAGCACCGGCGGCTGGCCGATGTCCATGTTCCTCCTCCCCGACGGCCGCCCCTTCTACGGCGGGACCTACTTCCCCGCGCGCCAGAAGGAAGGCTTCACCGGGTTCGACACCGTGCTGACGGGCATCCTCAAGTCGTGGCGGGAGGAGCGGCCCGAGATGGAGCGCGCCGCCGCCGGCCTCACCGAGATCGTCCGCCGCAAGCTGGGCGACGGCCGACCTCGGCGCAAGGCGCCCCTGCCGGCGACGCTCCCCGCCGAGGGCCTGGCCGGGCTCGCCGAGCAGTTCGACCCCGAGTACGGCGGCTTCGGCTATAACCGCGAGAACCCCCGGCGACCCAAGTTCCCCGAGCCTGCCAACCTGGCCTTCCTCCTGGACCAGCACAGCCGCGGGCCGGCCCGACCCCCCGGCCGCGGCGACCCGCTGACCATGACCCTGACGACCCTGGACCAGATGGCCCGCGGCGGCATCCGGGACCAGCTCGGCGGCGGCTACCACCGCTACGCCACCGACCGATTCTGGGGCTCGCCCCACTTCGAGAAGATGCTCTACGACAACGCGCAGCTCGCCTCCGTCCAGGTCCGAGCCTTCGAACTCACCGGCGACCCGCGCTGGAAGGACGAGGCCGAGGCGACCTTCGGCTTCGTGGCCCGCTCGCTCACCACCCCCGAGGGGGGCTTCGCCTCCTCCATCGACGCCGAGACCGAGGCCGGCGAGGGAGCCTACTACCTCTGGTCGCGCCCCGAGGTCCGCAAGGTCCTCGCGAACGACCCCGACGCCGACGTCTTCCTCCAGGTCTACGGCCTCAAGCGCGAGCCGAACGAGAAGAACGGCCGCTACGTCCTGACCGAGCCCCGCACCCGGGCCGAGCAGGCCGAGGCGATGGGGATGACCGTCGAGGAGCTGGCGAGGCGGTTGGAAGGCCCCCGCGCCCGGCTCCTGGCCGCTCGCGAGCTTCGCCCCGCGCCCCCCTGCGACGACAAGGTCCTCACGGCCTGGAACGGCCTCATGATCGCCGCCTACGCCGACGGCTGGCGGGTGCTCAAGGATGAGGCCCACCTCCGCGCCGCCGACAGGGCGGCTGACTTTGTGCTCGCCAAGCTCCGCGACCCCTCGGGGAGGCTCCTGCGGTCCTATCGCGCCGGCGCCGCCAGGCTCCCCGCTTACCTGGAAGATTACGCCTTCCTCGTCCACGGCCTCTTGCGGCTCCACGAGGCCGGCGGCGATCCGCGACGGCTTGAGCAGGCCCGCACGCTGGCCGACCGGATGATCGCCGACTTCGCCGACGTGGGTGAAGGAGGGTTTTTCTTCACCGCCGACGATCACGAGACGCTCCTCGCCCGCTCCAAGGACCCGCTCGACGACGCCCTGCCGTCCGCCAACGCCGTCGCCGCGAGGGCCTTGCTGGCCCTCCACCGCGCCACCGGCGAGGCCCGCTATCGAGAGCTGGCGGGGAAGACCCTTGAGGCGTTCAGCGGCTTTCTCGCCCAGGACCCGGCATCGATGCCCACCATGCTGACCGCCCTGCGCGAATATCAGGACGCGCAGCCTCCCACACCACCGCCCGGCGTCCAACCTTGA
- a CDS encoding DUF11 domain-containing protein: protein MGRRLVFLLGIVLLIVCGPARALGFQESFPAPVEGPGGFSPVDALPAPVDPADPVALPDDPADLPAPAPASAAAEPKPALGLGALRGFLPSKPKADAPQDDAVERVQAAPAPAPAAAPVAPAPAGSPAPTGDVGFLLPLDRLPMGKHEVLVSVEVQAPAEMNVNKEATVKLVVANTGSSDAYSVVVRDELPAGLKFGSSTPEPKTNEQGLLTWGLDTVAAGTSRVILMKVTPTQVAPMDHAATVTFRAGSKARTRVLQPKLKVEVVQTPSVAKILKGQQAEFRISITNTGDGPARNVVVLAKLSPGLAHESGERNEQNSFDIPIDTLGPFERRDLPPFIVDAKQGGSQSCTVKATSPDVIFDPADGEVTRPVDVVEPELKIQLAAPEKRYTDTIGSYELTVENPGSAPARRVQVVVSLGIGGRLVKTPPDATWDINTHRLSWSLPEMPPKGEPRKLAFEVRMGDVGFYEVTAEARAENVAVVRDKRSTDVQGMADLDLIVREIKRVVDVGNETMFLIKLQNYGTKDATNVEVRAEVSPNLQIFETSGGPEGESQGTKDGTGVKFPKIERIGANKTVTLGIKVKAVPGEDEIGICKVFAKHDDLPKELQGMANVKVTEGRRTAGVGDPAAK, encoded by the coding sequence ATGGGCCGGCGACTCGTATTTCTGCTCGGCATCGTGCTGTTGATCGTCTGCGGTCCCGCGCGCGCCCTCGGCTTCCAGGAAAGCTTCCCGGCGCCCGTGGAGGGGCCCGGCGGGTTCAGCCCCGTGGACGCGCTCCCCGCGCCGGTCGACCCGGCCGATCCGGTGGCCCTCCCCGACGATCCGGCCGACCTCCCCGCCCCCGCCCCCGCTTCCGCGGCGGCGGAGCCCAAGCCGGCCCTCGGTTTGGGCGCGCTGCGAGGCTTCCTGCCCTCGAAGCCGAAGGCGGACGCGCCGCAGGACGACGCGGTGGAGCGCGTGCAGGCTGCGCCCGCTCCCGCCCCTGCCGCCGCCCCGGTCGCTCCCGCCCCGGCGGGCTCGCCGGCCCCGACGGGCGACGTCGGGTTCCTCCTGCCGCTGGATCGGCTGCCGATGGGCAAGCACGAGGTGCTCGTCAGCGTGGAGGTGCAGGCCCCGGCCGAGATGAACGTGAACAAGGAGGCGACGGTCAAGCTCGTGGTCGCGAACACCGGATCGTCCGACGCCTACAGCGTGGTCGTGCGCGACGAGTTGCCGGCGGGCCTGAAGTTCGGCTCCAGCACTCCCGAACCCAAAACGAATGAGCAGGGGTTGCTCACATGGGGGCTCGATACCGTGGCGGCCGGCACCAGCCGGGTGATCCTGATGAAGGTCACGCCCACGCAGGTCGCGCCCATGGACCACGCCGCGACGGTCACGTTCCGCGCCGGGAGCAAGGCGCGGACCCGCGTCCTCCAGCCCAAGCTCAAGGTCGAGGTCGTCCAGACCCCCAGCGTCGCCAAAATTTTGAAAGGCCAGCAGGCCGAGTTCCGGATCTCGATCACCAACACCGGCGACGGCCCGGCGCGGAACGTCGTCGTCCTGGCGAAGCTCAGCCCCGGCCTCGCCCACGAGAGCGGCGAGCGGAACGAGCAGAACAGCTTCGACATCCCCATCGACACCCTCGGGCCGTTCGAACGACGGGACTTGCCCCCCTTCATCGTCGACGCCAAGCAGGGGGGGAGCCAGTCCTGCACCGTGAAGGCTACCAGCCCCGACGTCATCTTCGACCCGGCCGACGGTGAGGTCACGCGGCCCGTCGACGTCGTCGAACCCGAACTCAAGATCCAGCTCGCCGCGCCCGAGAAGCGCTACACCGACACGATCGGTTCTTATGAGCTGACGGTCGAGAACCCCGGCTCGGCGCCGGCTCGACGAGTCCAGGTGGTCGTCTCGCTCGGCATCGGCGGCCGGCTCGTGAAGACGCCCCCCGACGCGACCTGGGACATCAACACCCATCGACTAAGCTGGTCGCTGCCGGAGATGCCGCCGAAGGGGGAGCCCCGCAAGCTCGCGTTCGAGGTCCGCATGGGAGACGTCGGATTCTATGAAGTCACCGCCGAGGCGCGGGCGGAGAACGTGGCGGTCGTCCGCGACAAACGCTCCACCGACGTCCAGGGCATGGCCGACCTGGACTTGATCGTCCGCGAGATCAAGCGGGTGGTCGACGTCGGGAATGAGACGATGTTCCTCATCAAGCTCCAGAACTACGGAACCAAGGACGCGACCAACGTCGAGGTCCGGGCCGAGGTCTCCCCCAACCTCCAGATCTTCGAGACCTCCGGCGGGCCCGAGGGGGAGAGCCAGGGGACCAAGGACGGCACCGGCGTCAAGTTCCCCAAGATCGAGCGCATCGGCGCGAACAAGACGGTCACGCTGGGCATCAAGGTGAAGGCCGTCCCCGGAGAGGACGAGATCGGCATCTGCAAGGTCTTCGCCAAGCACGACGACCTCCCGAAGGAACTCCAGGGGATGGCCAACGTGAAGGTCACCGAAGGGCGCCGCACGGCCGGCGTCGGCGACCCGGCGGCGAAGTGA
- the miaA gene encoding tRNA (adenosine(37)-N6)-dimethylallyltransferase MiaA: MSEPAAPEHRAIYLTGPTASGKSAVGVELARLLDAEILALDSMTLYRGMDVGTAKATTSERGGVPHHLIDVLDPWESASVAQYRGWAIEAIRDVESRGRRALFVGGTALYLKAMLRGLFEGPGADPVVRERLEAEAEAQGDAALHARLAMLDPATAARLHPNDRRRIVRALEVIELTGTAFSALQRQHERPASGVRVFALELPRPVLYDRINRRVSAMFDAGLVDEVRRLQSAPRPLSGVAAQGVGYSEVIAHLEGGPGLDRTIDLIQIRTRQFAKRQGTWFRGLAEVAPLAMEPGEPAEAVAKRIAARIEGGGEG; the protein is encoded by the coding sequence ATGAGCGAGCCGGCCGCGCCGGAGCATCGCGCGATCTATCTGACCGGGCCGACGGCCTCGGGCAAGTCGGCGGTCGGGGTCGAACTGGCCCGGTTGCTCGACGCGGAGATCCTCGCGCTGGATTCGATGACGCTCTACCGGGGCATGGACGTCGGCACGGCCAAGGCGACGACGTCGGAGCGGGGGGGCGTGCCGCATCACCTGATCGACGTCCTCGACCCGTGGGAGTCGGCCAGCGTGGCGCAGTATCGCGGCTGGGCGATCGAGGCGATCCGGGACGTCGAGTCGCGCGGCCGTCGAGCCCTGTTCGTGGGGGGGACGGCGCTCTACCTGAAGGCCATGCTGCGTGGGCTGTTCGAGGGGCCGGGGGCCGACCCGGTCGTCCGCGAGCGGCTGGAGGCGGAGGCCGAAGCTCAGGGCGACGCCGCGCTCCACGCGCGGCTGGCGATGCTCGACCCGGCGACCGCCGCGCGGCTCCACCCCAACGACCGGCGGCGGATCGTCCGCGCGCTGGAGGTCATCGAACTGACCGGGACCGCCTTCAGCGCCCTCCAGCGCCAGCACGAGCGCCCGGCGTCGGGCGTCCGGGTGTTCGCCCTGGAACTCCCCCGGCCCGTGCTCTACGACCGCATCAACCGCCGCGTCTCGGCGATGTTCGACGCCGGCCTGGTGGACGAGGTCCGCCGCCTCCAGTCGGCCCCGAGGCCCCTGAGCGGCGTGGCGGCGCAAGGGGTCGGCTACAGCGAGGTCATCGCCCACCTGGAAGGGGGGCCGGGTTTGGATCGGACGATCGACCTGATCCAGATCCGAACCCGCCAGTTCGCCAAGCGGCAAGGGACGTGGTTCCGGGGGCTCGCGGAAGTCGCCCCCCTGGCGATGGAGCCCGGCGAGCCCGCCGAGGCCGTCGCGAAGCGGATCGCCGCGCGGATCGAGGGGGGCGGGGAAGGTTGA
- a CDS encoding glycosyltransferase family 39 protein, giving the protein MRRLVASAAVGLATLAVMLATEPSLAIVWDEGYTLGREARLRTWFRALGDPAAFAATWTPPVQELVQQVGAQPPRPDQVDARGKLLFDSRVLAYFWPFAREEPHGHPPFYALLGLKGDVLAPGLPDLSRARLGPIMLFSLAAAGLFHFVARRWGWWAAAVAAGAWVFQPNLFGHGHYAAYDGPLSSLWLLAIFCFVAAVERDDDPAPRRLAWLPALAFGVFLGCAMADKLTGWFLPLPFLAWAILYRRRRAFEVLAMGIGVGVVVVFLLNPSWWTEPIAGPLRFFRSNLTRGKTIPIPVMFLGRIYQTPVESLPWYNTIVWTVLVTPVGFLLLALAGAYRAVARWKAEPVVLLILGHWLFLLALRAMPNTPGHDGVRLFLPAFGVLALLTGPGVEQMRTWLGKGSRWIASASLIEGVASVLLMLPAPLAYYSPLVGGPAGAARLGMEPTYYWDGLDADALAWLRSETAPGRTIQFSTFPTSWLYLRETGALPRRLVPLDRGTPQWYVLQNRPGAWNARDRILATRAKPAYTVSKLGVPLVWIFPYEALQEAARDALPETGR; this is encoded by the coding sequence GTGCGTCGACTCGTCGCGTCGGCGGCGGTCGGTTTGGCGACCCTGGCGGTCATGCTGGCGACCGAGCCCAGCCTGGCGATCGTCTGGGACGAGGGCTACACCCTCGGCCGCGAGGCCCGGCTTCGGACGTGGTTCCGGGCCCTTGGCGACCCCGCCGCATTCGCGGCGACCTGGACGCCCCCCGTCCAGGAACTGGTCCAGCAGGTCGGCGCCCAGCCGCCGAGGCCCGACCAGGTCGACGCTCGCGGCAAGCTCCTGTTCGACTCCCGCGTCCTGGCCTATTTCTGGCCCTTCGCCCGCGAGGAGCCCCACGGGCATCCGCCGTTTTACGCCTTGCTCGGCCTGAAGGGGGACGTGCTCGCGCCGGGGCTGCCGGACCTCTCGCGCGCCCGCCTCGGGCCGATCATGCTGTTCAGCCTGGCCGCGGCGGGCCTGTTCCACTTTGTCGCCCGGCGCTGGGGTTGGTGGGCCGCCGCCGTCGCGGCCGGCGCCTGGGTCTTCCAGCCGAATCTGTTCGGGCACGGCCACTACGCCGCGTACGACGGCCCCCTGAGCTCGCTCTGGCTGCTGGCGATCTTCTGCTTCGTCGCGGCCGTCGAGCGCGACGACGATCCCGCTCCCCGGCGCCTCGCCTGGCTCCCGGCGCTGGCGTTCGGCGTCTTCCTCGGCTGCGCGATGGCCGACAAGCTGACGGGGTGGTTCCTGCCGCTCCCGTTCCTGGCCTGGGCGATCCTGTACCGTCGGCGGCGGGCGTTCGAGGTCCTCGCGATGGGGATCGGGGTGGGGGTGGTCGTCGTCTTCCTGCTCAATCCGTCGTGGTGGACCGAGCCGATCGCGGGTCCCCTGCGGTTCTTCCGCTCGAACCTGACGCGAGGGAAGACGATCCCGATCCCCGTGATGTTCCTGGGGCGGATCTACCAGACGCCGGTCGAGTCGCTCCCCTGGTACAACACGATCGTCTGGACCGTCCTCGTCACGCCCGTCGGCTTCCTGCTGCTGGCGCTCGCCGGGGCGTATCGAGCGGTCGCGAGGTGGAAGGCGGAGCCGGTCGTCCTGCTGATCCTGGGGCACTGGCTGTTCCTGCTGGCCCTCCGGGCGATGCCGAACACGCCGGGACACGACGGCGTGCGGCTGTTCCTGCCGGCCTTCGGCGTGCTTGCGCTGCTGACGGGGCCGGGCGTCGAGCAGATGCGGACGTGGCTGGGGAAAGGCTCGCGCTGGATCGCCTCGGCGAGCCTGATCGAAGGGGTGGCGAGCGTGCTGCTGATGCTCCCGGCGCCGCTGGCGTACTACAGTCCGCTGGTCGGCGGGCCGGCGGGCGCGGCGAGGCTGGGCATGGAGCCGACGTATTACTGGGACGGCCTCGACGCCGACGCGCTGGCCTGGCTCCGCTCGGAGACCGCGCCGGGGCGGACGATCCAGTTCTCTACGTTCCCGACCTCGTGGCTCTACCTGCGCGAGACCGGCGCGCTGCCGAGGCGGCTCGTCCCGCTCGACCGGGGGACGCCGCAATGGTACGTCCTTCAGAACCGTCCCGGCGCCTGGAACGCCCGCGACCGCATCCTGGCGACCCGCGCGAAGCCCGCGTACACCGTCTCCAAACTGGGCGTGCCGCTCGTCTGGATCTTCCCGTACGAGGCGCTCCAGGAAGCCGCGCGGGACGCCCTCCCCGAGACCGGGCGATGA
- a CDS encoding N-acetyltransferase, with amino-acid sequence MNIRPARVGDVPAIYELIRKFADRKVMIRRSLGELYESIREFLVAIDEEGRVVGCVALHVFWEDLAELKCLAVAEEAQRSGVGRKLVDACWDQARELEINSVFALTYAVGFFERCGYAQMDKADLPHKIWNECVRCPLFPNCTEVALIRSHAPVSGSLEAVDLLALAPV; translated from the coding sequence TTGAACATACGCCCTGCGCGCGTCGGTGATGTCCCCGCCATCTACGAGTTGATTCGCAAGTTCGCCGACCGGAAGGTCATGATCCGAAGGTCCCTGGGCGAGCTGTACGAGTCCATCCGAGAATTCCTGGTCGCGATCGACGAGGAAGGCAGGGTTGTGGGCTGCGTGGCGCTGCATGTGTTCTGGGAGGACCTGGCCGAGTTGAAGTGCCTCGCCGTGGCCGAGGAGGCGCAGCGATCCGGCGTCGGCCGCAAGCTGGTCGACGCCTGCTGGGATCAGGCCCGCGAGCTGGAGATCAACTCCGTCTTCGCGCTGACCTACGCCGTCGGCTTCTTCGAGCGTTGCGGATACGCGCAGATGGACAAGGCGGACCTGCCGCACAAGATCTGGAACGAGTGCGTGCGCTGCCCGCTCTTCCCGAACTGCACGGAAGTCGCCCTGATCCGCTCTCACGCGCCGGTGTCGGGGAGTCTGGAAGCCGTCGACCTCCTGGCGCTGGCGCCCGTCTGA
- a CDS encoding fused DSP-PTPase phosphatase/NAD kinase-like protein, translating into MSKRRMWLRSVLAVGLAVLAVHQIWRHGSDYVFAQQFAEVVPGKVYRGAWQKEWPMRRIARDRGIKTILALAHPHDSAIAVKERTLAEELGIKWVHVPIVDQRGMENPKTVFQLLDEAAAVVNDSKNHPIYFHCHHGLNRVSMVQIAYRTKYCGWTLEQATEEVAAGFGLVEANHGPDYRTMVKYYAENVLPFREEQKALAARADAPTAAETPSAEAAPAVRR; encoded by the coding sequence ATGTCTAAACGTCGTATGTGGCTGCGTTCCGTTTTGGCGGTCGGATTGGCCGTGCTGGCGGTGCATCAGATCTGGCGGCACGGCTCGGACTATGTGTTCGCGCAGCAGTTCGCGGAGGTGGTGCCGGGCAAGGTCTATCGCGGCGCCTGGCAGAAGGAATGGCCGATGCGGCGGATCGCCCGCGATCGCGGGATCAAGACGATCCTCGCCCTGGCCCACCCCCATGACAGCGCCATCGCCGTCAAGGAGCGGACGCTGGCGGAGGAACTGGGCATCAAGTGGGTGCACGTGCCGATCGTCGACCAGCGTGGGATGGAGAACCCCAAGACGGTCTTCCAGCTCCTGGACGAGGCGGCCGCGGTGGTCAACGACTCCAAGAACCACCCGATCTACTTCCACTGCCACCACGGCCTGAACCGGGTCTCGATGGTCCAGATCGCCTACCGCACCAAGTACTGCGGCTGGACCCTGGAGCAGGCGACCGAGGAGGTCGCGGCGGGCTTCGGCCTCGTCGAGGCCAATCACGGCCCCGACTACCGCACGATGGTCAAGTATTACGCCGAGAACGTCCTCCCCTTCCGCGAGGAGCAGAAGGCCCTCGCCGCCAGGGCCGACGCTCCCACCGCCGCCGAGACCCCCTCGGCCGAGGCCGCCCCGGCCGTGCGCCGCTGA
- a CDS encoding diadenylate cyclase, with translation MRKAVRFDAPTLTEQTLLARSERQYGQVSKIVGLYQSVMRRTLEHFFPDSVLEIQGDRSIIDWDVVMQETPYNLVDDLDRLAIDIEWRGTRLTFQPGSPVPLFPSERRMIDVIVHALDYRFRSLFDQDVHDRVERFNYLTEDLIIADYLASEGPFRIPAALEALRVAAFSTYENRRVTSGAILLGTPDDPTTPGRENLKGAPQFNARLTAIKGFHRLCDGVRTVFVVDPQGELVRIADVAQWAEETQSERTEAHLCPRPYQSHARATISGGHVCLILTPSQEIKVFAQGEMAFSLSDGRWRLLDIPSKFAVWSEAVRRSSDDDLARRLFQAAINLSEARVGALLVVARDPETSVPQLIAPVDRMKDEIAVDDPQDPENLSPRLAKRALHHAVRGMTISQLEPSVLEAIASLDGAVVTDPDGALLTFGAILRINPEVLDLGRSVQGARTLAALAASQFGPVLKVSEDGYVTMFLKGRRVWEF, from the coding sequence ATGCGAAAGGCGGTTCGGTTCGACGCGCCGACCCTCACGGAGCAAACCTTGCTGGCCCGATCCGAGCGACAATACGGCCAGGTCTCGAAGATCGTCGGCCTGTACCAGTCGGTGATGAGGCGCACGCTCGAGCACTTCTTCCCGGACTCCGTCCTGGAAATCCAGGGCGACCGCAGCATCATCGACTGGGACGTCGTGATGCAGGAGACCCCCTACAACCTCGTCGACGACCTCGACCGATTGGCGATCGACATCGAATGGCGGGGGACGCGGCTCACCTTCCAGCCGGGGAGCCCGGTCCCGCTCTTCCCCTCCGAGCGGCGGATGATCGACGTCATCGTCCACGCCCTCGACTACCGCTTCCGCTCCCTCTTCGACCAGGACGTCCACGACCGGGTGGAGCGGTTCAACTACCTCACCGAAGACCTGATCATCGCCGACTATCTGGCGTCCGAGGGTCCGTTCCGGATCCCCGCGGCGCTCGAGGCCCTTCGCGTCGCCGCGTTCTCCACCTATGAGAACCGTCGGGTCACCTCCGGCGCCATCCTCCTGGGGACCCCCGACGACCCCACCACCCCAGGCCGCGAGAACCTCAAGGGCGCCCCCCAGTTCAACGCCCGGCTCACCGCCATCAAGGGCTTCCACCGCCTCTGCGACGGCGTCCGCACCGTCTTCGTGGTCGACCCCCAGGGGGAACTCGTCCGGATCGCCGACGTCGCGCAATGGGCCGAGGAGACCCAGTCCGAGCGGACCGAGGCGCACCTCTGCCCCCGCCCCTATCAGAGCCACGCCCGGGCCACGATCTCCGGCGGCCACGTCTGCCTCATCCTGACCCCCTCCCAGGAGATCAAGGTCTTCGCGCAGGGGGAGATGGCCTTCAGCCTCAGCGACGGCCGCTGGCGTCTGCTGGACATCCCCAGCAAGTTCGCCGTCTGGAGCGAGGCCGTGCGCAGGTCCAGCGACGACGACCTCGCCCGCCGACTCTTTCAGGCCGCGATCAACCTCAGCGAGGCCCGCGTCGGAGCCTTGCTCGTGGTCGCCCGCGATCCCGAGACCTCGGTCCCCCAGCTCATCGCGCCGGTCGACCGCATGAAGGACGAAATCGCCGTCGACGACCCTCAGGACCCCGAGAACCTCTCGCCCCGCCTGGCCAAGCGGGCGCTCCACCACGCGGTCCGGGGCATGACCATCAGCCAGCTCGAACCCTCCGTCCTGGAGGCCATCGCCAGCCTCGACGGCGCCGTGGTCACCGACCCCGACGGCGCCCTGCTGACCTTCGGCGCCATCCTCCGCATCAATCCCGAGGTCCTCGACCTGGGGCGCTCCGTGCAGGGCGCCCGCACCCTCGCCGCCCTGGCCGCCTCGCAGTTCGGCCCCGTCCTCAAGGTCAGCGAGGACGGCTACGTCACCATGTTCCTCAAGGGCCGCCGCGTCTGGGAATTCTGA
- a CDS encoding sialidase family protein — MTSIVLLSLSLASFQAEPPQAEIVDVKKVWDDANHNAFTDLIRFQDRWFLTFREGKGHVSPDGAIRVLTSTDGDEWASAARLTSETGDLRDPKLSITPDGRLMLAGASALHQPAKAGHQSLAWFSRDGREWSEPEPIGDPDMWLWRPAWHEGTAYVVGYATANGSSTRLYSSRDGRDFSAIVPNLFDKDFPNEAALAWLPDETGLCLLRRDGKPGTSQLGRSKPPYTEWTWKDLGVHLGGPALLRLPDDRLVAGGRLHAPKVHTALCWLDPDSGTLTEFLSLPSGGDTSYPGLVWHDGLLWVSYYASHEGKTSIYLARVKLPAKPPANP; from the coding sequence ATGACGTCGATCGTCCTCCTGTCGTTAAGCCTGGCGAGCTTCCAGGCGGAGCCGCCGCAAGCCGAGATCGTCGACGTGAAGAAGGTCTGGGATGACGCCAATCATAACGCGTTCACCGACCTGATCCGGTTCCAGGACCGCTGGTTCCTGACCTTTCGCGAGGGGAAGGGCCACGTCTCGCCGGACGGGGCGATCCGGGTCCTGACCTCGACGGACGGCGACGAGTGGGCCTCGGCGGCGCGGCTCACGTCGGAGACCGGCGACCTGCGCGACCCGAAACTTTCGATCACCCCCGACGGTCGGCTGATGCTCGCGGGAGCCTCGGCGCTCCACCAACCGGCCAAGGCCGGCCACCAATCCCTGGCCTGGTTCTCTCGCGACGGCCGCGAATGGTCGGAGCCGGAGCCGATCGGCGACCCCGATATGTGGCTCTGGCGACCCGCCTGGCACGAGGGGACGGCCTACGTCGTGGGCTACGCGACCGCCAACGGCAGTTCCACGCGGCTCTACTCCAGTCGAGACGGCCGCGACTTCTCCGCGATCGTCCCCAACCTGTTCGACAAGGACTTTCCCAACGAGGCCGCCCTGGCCTGGCTCCCCGACGAGACCGGACTCTGCCTGCTGCGACGGGACGGCAAGCCTGGCACCAGCCAGCTCGGGCGATCGAAGCCGCCCTACACCGAATGGACCTGGAAGGACCTGGGCGTCCACCTGGGGGGCCCCGCCCTGCTCCGCCTCCCGGACGATCGGCTCGTCGCCGGCGGCCGGCTTCACGCCCCGAAGGTCCACACCGCCCTCTGCTGGCTCGACCCGGATTCCGGGACGCTCACCGAGTTCCTCTCGCTCCCCTCCGGCGGCGACACGAGCTATCCGGGCCTCGTCTGGCACGACGGCCTGCTCTGGGTCAGCTATTACGCCTCGCACGAGGGGAAGACGTCGATCTATCTCGCCCGCGTCAAACTCCCCGCGAAGCCCCCGGCCAATCCCTGA
- the rpmF gene encoding 50S ribosomal protein L32 produces the protein MAVPKRRKSKSAKGMRRSHDALTPVNLTICPMCKQSVPTHRVHEECLTEHFKNGAPGRMPF, from the coding sequence GTGGCCGTACCGAAGAGACGTAAATCCAAGTCCGCCAAGGGGATGCGCCGTAGTCACGACGCCCTGACGCCGGTCAACCTGACCATTTGCCCCATGTGCAAGCAGTCGGTCCCCACCCACCGAGTCCACGAGGAATGCCTCACCGAGCACTTCAAGAATGGTGCCCCGGGCCGCATGCCCTTCTGA
- the rpmB gene encoding 50S ribosomal protein L28, with product MGRVCEVSGKKTTFGNRKTERGKAKYLGGVGKKTTGISRRTFKPNLQLIHVWLPNGQTTRVRVATSVIRSGQLTLEVDGKMQTFPLIKASKGSAAARENLKNLYPI from the coding sequence ATGGGCCGCGTTTGCGAAGTCAGCGGGAAGAAGACCACGTTCGGCAATCGTAAGACCGAACGCGGCAAGGCGAAGTACCTCGGCGGCGTCGGCAAGAAGACGACCGGCATCAGCCGCCGGACCTTCAAGCCGAATTTGCAGTTGATCCACGTCTGGCTCCCCAACGGCCAGACGACGCGCGTCCGTGTCGCCACCTCGGTCATCCGCAGCGGCCAGTTGACCCTCGAAGTCGACGGCAAGATGCAGACCTTCCCCCTCATCAAGGCCTCGAAGGGGAGCGCCGCCGCCCGCGAGAACCTCAAGAACCTCTACCCGATCTGA